Proteins from a genomic interval of Kaistia defluvii:
- a CDS encoding SgcJ/EcaC family oxidoreductase, whose protein sequence is MATQQQQSHLHAAMNPMSRKLADEIQPLMDEIAACMDRGDAAAAAKLFTEDATVISPMGLRGTGTAGVQKVLTADMAAILKGAHSHFTVEAVRQLGDAVFIDAMHEVTGSSAGGGRAMELHVALLAQKKSGAWRLMEARPYAFMTPPTTH, encoded by the coding sequence ATGGCAACGCAGCAACAACAATCGCATCTGCACGCCGCGATGAACCCGATGAGCCGCAAGCTCGCCGACGAGATTCAGCCGCTGATGGACGAGATCGCGGCCTGCATGGATCGCGGCGACGCGGCGGCGGCCGCCAAGCTGTTCACCGAGGACGCCACCGTCATCAGCCCAATGGGCCTGCGCGGCACGGGCACGGCTGGAGTGCAGAAGGTCCTGACCGCCGACATGGCGGCGATCCTGAAGGGCGCACACAGCCATTTCACGGTCGAAGCGGTGCGCCAGCTGGGCGATGCCGTCTTCATCGACGCGATGCATGAGGTCACCGGCTCGAGCGCCGGCGGCGGCCGCGCGATGGAGCTGCATGTCGCACTGCTCGCGCAGAAGAAGAGCGGCGCCTGGCGACTGATGGAGGCGCGTCCCTACGCCTTCATGACTCCGCCGACGACCCACTGA
- the recO gene encoding DNA repair protein RecO — protein sequence MEWTDQGLVLGVRQQGEASVVLELMTAARGRHLGLVRGGRSRRLSPVLQPGNTVQVVWRARLDEHLGIFTVEPLVSRAGRLMADPGTIFALQTLTGHLRLLAEREPHPALHGAVEAALDAFAAADRPELLDFGAFIARFELALLEELGYGLDLSVCAATGERDELHYVSPKTGRAVSRAGAIGYEGRLFRLAPFMTGGPSNGGPQELRDAFRLTGHFLTRYIYGPRGLREPVARTEFLTQIDRLVVQHG from the coding sequence ATGGAGTGGACCGATCAGGGCCTGGTACTCGGCGTCCGGCAACAGGGCGAGGCGAGCGTCGTTCTCGAACTGATGACGGCTGCGCGCGGGCGGCATCTGGGACTCGTGCGCGGCGGCCGGTCGCGCCGGCTTTCACCCGTGCTCCAGCCCGGCAATACCGTGCAGGTGGTATGGCGCGCGCGGCTTGACGAGCATCTGGGCATCTTCACGGTCGAGCCGCTGGTGAGCCGGGCAGGGCGGCTGATGGCCGATCCCGGCACGATCTTCGCCCTGCAGACCTTGACCGGCCATCTCCGCCTGCTGGCCGAGCGCGAGCCGCATCCCGCGCTGCATGGCGCGGTCGAGGCGGCGCTCGATGCCTTCGCGGCAGCGGATCGTCCGGAATTACTGGATTTCGGGGCGTTCATCGCCCGTTTCGAGCTGGCCCTGCTCGAAGAGCTCGGCTACGGCCTGGACCTGTCGGTCTGCGCGGCGACCGGCGAGCGAGACGAGTTGCACTATGTGTCGCCGAAAACCGGCCGCGCCGTCAGCCGCGCCGGGGCGATCGGCTATGAAGGCCGGCTGTTTCGCCTCGCACCCTTCATGACCGGCGGCCCAAGCAATGGCGGTCCGCAGGAACTGCGCGACGCATTCCGCCTGACCGGCCATTTTCTGACGCGCTATATTTATGGTCCGCGCGGCTTGCGCGAGCCGGTCGCGCGAACGGAATTCCTCACCCAGATCGATCGCCTGGTGGTTCAGCACGGCTGA
- the panB gene encoding 3-methyl-2-oxobutanoate hydroxymethyltransferase: MSVEPQTRRLNAIDILSRKGGTPIVSLTSYHAHTAAIMDPHVDFILVGDSLGMVMHGLESTIPVTLDMMILQGLAVMRGSKRALVVVDMPFGSYEESPQAAFRSAARIMKETGCGAVKMEGGVHMAETVRFLTQRGIPVMGHIGLTPQSFNTMGGFKVQGKTEASVAAVLADARAIADAGAFALVVEGVIEPVAREITQSVAIPTIGIGASPDCDGQILVLEDMLGLSPRVPKFVKKFGNLGGLIGEAISSYAEEVKARTFPAPENVYTLKTPAATEAAAKSKG; encoded by the coding sequence ATGTCCGTCGAGCCGCAGACCCGCCGCCTGAACGCGATCGATATCCTGAGCCGAAAGGGTGGCACGCCGATCGTGTCGTTGACCTCCTATCACGCGCACACCGCGGCGATCATGGATCCGCATGTCGATTTCATCCTGGTCGGCGATTCGCTCGGCATGGTGATGCACGGCCTGGAGAGCACGATCCCGGTCACGCTCGACATGATGATCCTGCAGGGGCTCGCCGTGATGCGGGGCTCGAAGCGCGCGCTCGTCGTGGTCGACATGCCGTTCGGCTCCTATGAGGAGAGCCCGCAGGCGGCCTTCCGCTCGGCGGCGCGGATCATGAAAGAAACCGGCTGTGGCGCCGTGAAGATGGAGGGTGGCGTGCATATGGCGGAAACCGTGCGCTTCCTGACCCAGCGCGGCATCCCGGTCATGGGCCATATCGGCCTGACTCCGCAGTCCTTCAACACAATGGGCGGCTTCAAGGTCCAGGGCAAGACCGAGGCGAGCGTCGCGGCCGTGCTGGCGGACGCCAGGGCGATCGCCGATGCGGGCGCTTTCGCCCTGGTGGTCGAGGGGGTGATCGAGCCGGTGGCGCGCGAAATCACCCAGTCCGTGGCGATCCCCACCATCGGCATCGGCGCATCGCCGGATTGCGACGGGCAGATCCTCGTGCTGGAGGACATGCTGGGCCTGTCGCCGCGCGTGCCGAAATTCGTCAAGAAGTTCGGCAATCTGGGCGGGCTGATCGGCGAGGCGATCTCGTCCTACGCCGAGGAGGTGAAGGCGCGGACATTCCCGGCGCCGGAGAACGTCTACACGCTGAAGACGCCGGCCGCGACCGAAGCCGCAGCGAAGTCGAAGGGCTGA
- a CDS encoding porin, whose product MNFKTLLLGSAAAMLMAGGAQAADLTVAEPVDYVKVCDAFGAGFFYSPGTDTCIKIGGYVKFGTSFGDRSGDEALVGTFNGVYPNSNWGNFYTEVSIQATASSVTEYGNLTGFIDMRAKTGNVRGEGDVTDYVNASTNSAYVDSAYLELGPLKAGYFTSLFDFGRGYNDTGMFGSDSTVDHIQLTYAVNGFGLAISVEDARDRNAFGQLNGFDDNNDYYTGGQDNIPDIVAAVTYASGIFSAKLAGAWTHQAVSTDFNHAGTPADPYQINAEDGWAVGGGLEIALDNFSAGDRFFVSAAYGDNANSYTGLAGGTSVAGFIGPFASVNAASATGTSWSALASYKHVWTPQVWSSLSGGYASFDGSDDVDGYNVDAWRVGFTTAYTPVKGLDLVGDVFYTSVDTNYDDVPNSDADGDGWTFNLFLKRSW is encoded by the coding sequence ATGAACTTTAAGACCCTTCTCCTCGGCTCTGCAGCAGCCATGCTGATGGCTGGTGGCGCTCAGGCGGCGGATCTCACGGTCGCCGAGCCGGTTGACTACGTGAAGGTCTGCGACGCTTTCGGCGCCGGCTTCTTCTACTCGCCGGGCACGGACACGTGCATCAAGATCGGCGGCTACGTCAAGTTCGGTACGTCGTTCGGCGACCGTTCGGGCGACGAAGCTCTGGTTGGCACCTTCAACGGCGTTTACCCGAACAGCAACTGGGGCAACTTCTACACGGAAGTTTCGATCCAGGCGACGGCTTCGTCGGTCACCGAATACGGTAACCTGACCGGCTTCATCGACATGCGCGCCAAGACCGGCAACGTCCGCGGCGAAGGCGACGTCACCGACTACGTCAACGCTTCGACGAACTCCGCTTACGTCGACAGCGCCTACCTCGAGCTCGGACCGCTCAAGGCTGGTTACTTCACCTCGCTGTTCGACTTCGGCCGCGGCTACAACGACACCGGCATGTTCGGTTCGGACTCGACCGTCGACCACATCCAGCTGACCTATGCCGTCAACGGCTTCGGTCTGGCGATCTCGGTTGAAGACGCTCGCGACCGTAACGCTTTCGGTCAGCTGAACGGCTTTGACGACAACAACGATTACTACACCGGCGGCCAGGACAACATCCCGGATATCGTCGCTGCAGTGACCTACGCTTCGGGCATCTTCTCGGCCAAGCTGGCCGGCGCTTGGACGCACCAGGCTGTCAGCACCGACTTCAACCACGCTGGCACTCCGGCTGATCCGTACCAGATCAACGCCGAAGACGGCTGGGCAGTCGGCGGTGGTCTCGAGATCGCTCTCGATAACTTCTCGGCTGGCGATCGCTTCTTCGTGTCGGCTGCTTACGGCGACAACGCCAACTCGTACACCGGCCTCGCCGGCGGCACCTCGGTGGCTGGCTTCATCGGCCCGTTCGCCAGCGTGAACGCTGCTTCGGCAACCGGCACCAGCTGGTCGGCTCTGGCTTCGTACAAGCACGTTTGGACCCCTCAGGTCTGGTCGTCGCTCTCGGGCGGCTATGCCAGCTTCGACGGCTCGGATGACGTCGACGGTTACAACGTTGACGCTTGGCGCGTTGGCTTCACCACCGCCTACACCCCGGTCAAGGGTCTCGACCTGGTTGGCGACGTCTTCTACACGAGCGTCGACACCAACTATGACGACGTCCCGAACTCGGATGCGGATGGCGACGGCTGGACCTTCAACCTCTTCCTGAAGCGCTCCTGGTAA
- a CDS encoding DUF1045 domain-containing protein, whose translation MRYAIYATPPADHPLAITAARWLGRDAFTGEDHPLPPIQGFSGGAIEAYLADPARYGFHATLKAPFTLAEGQSEADLVATLDAFAAQSAPVQVPELVIRRLGRFFALVPNERVPELDDLAGRIVAEFEPFRAPLSEADIARRRVAGLTLDEETNLLRWGYPYVFDAFRFHMSLTGRVPKDDAEAMATELKQRFAEFDGKPFAIDRLGLFIEPERGAPFRVHHVAMLAGAA comes from the coding sequence TTGCGATACGCCATCTACGCCACGCCGCCCGCCGACCATCCCCTCGCGATCACCGCCGCCCGCTGGCTCGGGCGCGACGCGTTCACGGGCGAGGATCATCCCCTGCCGCCGATCCAGGGCTTTTCCGGCGGCGCGATCGAGGCCTATCTGGCGGATCCGGCGCGATATGGCTTCCACGCGACGCTGAAGGCGCCCTTCACCCTGGCGGAAGGGCAGAGCGAGGCGGATCTGGTCGCGACCCTCGACGCTTTCGCGGCGCAGTCGGCCCCGGTGCAGGTGCCGGAACTGGTGATTCGCCGGCTCGGGCGCTTCTTCGCCCTGGTGCCGAACGAGCGCGTGCCGGAGCTGGACGATCTCGCCGGTCGGATCGTAGCCGAGTTCGAACCCTTCCGCGCGCCGCTTTCGGAGGCCGATATCGCGCGCCGCCGCGTCGCCGGGCTGACGCTGGATGAGGAAACCAACCTGCTCCGCTGGGGCTATCCCTATGTCTTCGACGCCTTCCGCTTCCATATGTCCCTGACGGGGCGCGTGCCGAAGGACGATGCCGAGGCCATGGCGACCGAGTTGAAGCAGCGTTTCGCAGAGTTCGACGGCAAGCCGTTCGCGATCGACCGGCTCGGCCTGTTCATCGAGCCGGAGCGCGGCGCGCCGTTCCGCGTCCATCACGTCGCCATGCTGGCGGGGGCAGCGTGA
- a CDS encoding tetratricopeptide repeat protein, translated as MTDIFHEVEDDLRREQAKRLWARFGPYVLLAAVLIVVAVGGWRGWEYWREQQAAAEGDRFVAALNLANDNKHDEAIKALDEIAASGNGGYPVLASFRAASELAATKKTDDAVKAFDAIAAKSDTPALLKAMARLRAALLVVDTADLPAMQARVADLAAVGGPWRHSARELLGMTAWRVGDLPAARGYFQAIADDPETPQSMQSRTQLMLDLIRSKIGPAPAPAKS; from the coding sequence ATGACTGACATTTTTCACGAAGTCGAAGACGATCTGCGCCGCGAACAGGCGAAGCGTCTCTGGGCCCGCTTCGGACCTTACGTTCTTCTGGCAGCGGTTCTGATCGTCGTCGCCGTTGGCGGCTGGCGCGGTTGGGAATACTGGCGCGAGCAGCAGGCTGCCGCCGAAGGCGACCGGTTCGTCGCGGCGCTGAACCTGGCCAACGACAACAAGCATGACGAAGCCATCAAGGCGCTCGACGAGATCGCGGCGAGCGGCAATGGCGGCTACCCGGTTCTGGCCAGCTTCCGCGCAGCGTCGGAACTGGCCGCGACCAAGAAGACCGACGATGCCGTGAAGGCGTTCGACGCGATCGCCGCCAAGTCCGACACCCCGGCGCTGCTCAAGGCGATGGCGCGCCTGCGCGCAGCCCTGCTCGTTGTCGATACGGCGGATCTGCCGGCCATGCAGGCCCGGGTCGCCGATCTCGCTGCCGTGGGCGGCCCCTGGCGTCACAGCGCGCGCGAACTGCTCGGCATGACGGCATGGCGCGTTGGCGATCTCCCGGCGGCGCGCGGCTATTTCCAGGCCATCGCCGATGATCCGGAGACGCCGCAATCGATGCAGAGCCGGACGCAGCTGATGCTCGACCTGATCCGTTCCAAGATCGGCCCTGCGCCGGCACCCGCCAAGAGCTGA
- a CDS encoding L,D-transpeptidase, translated as MRRSLAVLGLSLSIGLAALLGMTPATAQADVVARINLSSQQMVVYVDGRARYGWDVSTARRGYTTPVGSYRPTRMHRMWYSRKYDMAPMPNSVFFRGGYAIHGTPHVRSLGRPASHGCVRLAPENARTLYQLIAERGMKNARVVITR; from the coding sequence ATGCGCCGTTCCTTAGCAGTACTCGGCCTGTCCCTTTCGATCGGGCTCGCAGCCCTACTTGGCATGACGCCGGCAACCGCGCAGGCCGACGTGGTCGCCCGCATCAATCTGAGTTCGCAGCAGATGGTCGTCTATGTCGATGGCCGCGCCCGCTATGGCTGGGACGTGTCGACGGCGCGACGCGGCTACACCACGCCGGTCGGCAGCTATCGCCCGACCCGCATGCACCGCATGTGGTATTCGCGCAAATACGACATGGCGCCGATGCCGAACTCGGTCTTCTTCCGTGGCGGCTACGCCATCCATGGCACGCCGCATGTGCGCTCGCTCGGCCGTCCCGCGTCGCATGGCTGCGTGCGGCTCGCGCCCGAAAATGCCCGCACGCTCTATCAGCTCATCGCCGAGCGCGGCATGAAGAATGCGCGCGTCGTGATCACACGTTGA
- a CDS encoding hydroxyacid dehydrogenase: protein MPSPIRVLMTGDDLLEPASRILDPIGAVIETMSGPIDPARMIATLSAKPFDAILVRANPPLGAAVLDAAGPSLRLISKMGAGVDSVDLAAATERSITVMTAGDANADATAEMAIALILAIRRDVVRLDARLKAGLWDRGRYTAIELRGQTLGIVGLGRIGRRVGEMARALGMRVIASGRPGAAASAFAGISTVPLDQLLAESDIVSLHCPMDASNRGFFNRAAIARMKPGALLVNTARGGLLDEADVAEALASGRLGGAALDTLAAEPPKPDNPLLTAPNTIITPHIAAETAATMERIAVMGAENVVNWFVRHEVIVDRVVNRAVLPKLKGVSLL, encoded by the coding sequence ATGCCATCGCCCATCCGTGTCCTGATGACGGGCGATGATTTGCTGGAGCCGGCGTCGCGCATCCTCGACCCGATCGGCGCTGTCATCGAGACGATGAGCGGGCCGATCGATCCGGCGCGCATGATTGCGACGCTCTCGGCCAAACCCTTCGATGCCATTCTGGTGCGGGCCAACCCGCCGCTCGGCGCCGCCGTACTCGACGCCGCCGGGCCCTCGCTCCGGCTGATTTCCAAGATGGGAGCGGGCGTCGACAGCGTCGATCTCGCCGCCGCCACCGAGCGCTCCATCACCGTGATGACGGCGGGCGACGCCAATGCCGATGCCACCGCCGAGATGGCGATCGCGCTGATCCTGGCGATCCGGCGCGACGTCGTGCGGCTCGATGCGCGGCTGAAGGCCGGCCTTTGGGATCGCGGCCGCTACACCGCCATCGAACTGCGCGGCCAGACGCTCGGCATTGTCGGGCTCGGCCGCATCGGCCGGCGCGTCGGCGAGATGGCGCGGGCGCTCGGCATGCGCGTCATCGCGTCCGGCAGGCCGGGCGCCGCGGCCTCGGCCTTTGCCGGGATCTCGACCGTGCCGCTGGATCAGCTCCTCGCCGAGAGCGACATCGTCAGCCTGCATTGCCCGATGGATGCGTCCAATCGCGGCTTCTTCAACCGGGCGGCGATCGCGCGAATGAAACCGGGCGCGTTGCTGGTCAATACGGCGCGCGGCGGATTGCTGGATGAGGCGGATGTCGCCGAGGCGCTGGCCTCCGGCCGCCTGGGCGGGGCGGCGCTGGACACGCTGGCGGCCGAGCCGCCAAAGCCCGACAACCCGCTGCTGACAGCGCCCAACACGATCATCACCCCCCATATCGCGGCCGAGACGGCGGCGACCATGGAGCGCATCGCGGTGATGGGCGCGGAGAATGTGGTGAACTGGTTCGTCCGGCACGAGGTGATCGTCGACCGCGTCGTCAACCGCGCCGTGCTGCCGAAGCTGAAGGGTGTTTCGCTGCTCTGA
- a CDS encoding alpha-D-ribose 1-methylphosphonate 5-triphosphate diphosphatase, with amino-acid sequence MMAEQIFSHARIVLEDEVVEGSLLVRDGRIADFDHGASRHGEDLGNDFLVPGFVELHTDHLENHYAPRPGVRWNPVAAVQAHDAQVAGAGITTVFDALRVGMDEDARTSTSEMQMLADAIETAKREDRLRADHRLHLRCEVSAPDVLDGLAGFLDVLPVKLVSLMDHSPGQRQFASLDSYRAFYQGKMGMSDAAYEAFAAKRIAQADQFSARHRREIVDLCHPRGIAVASHDDATAAHVDEAASDGVSIAEFPTTMEAAAASRAADIRVLMGAPNLVRGGSHSGNVSAAVLAEAGQLDILSSDYVPFSLMIAVFALPELVPSIRLPDAVRLVTRAPAEAVGLTDRGAIRPGLRADLVRVRAGEGVPVVRSVWREGQRVC; translated from the coding sequence GTGATGGCCGAACAGATCTTCTCGCATGCCCGGATCGTGCTCGAAGACGAGGTCGTCGAGGGCAGCCTGCTCGTCCGCGACGGACGGATCGCCGATTTCGATCATGGCGCCTCGCGGCACGGCGAGGATCTGGGTAACGATTTCCTGGTGCCGGGCTTTGTCGAGCTTCACACCGACCATCTCGAAAACCACTATGCGCCGCGTCCCGGCGTGCGCTGGAACCCGGTTGCCGCCGTGCAGGCGCATGACGCGCAGGTGGCGGGCGCCGGCATCACGACCGTGTTCGACGCGCTGCGCGTCGGCATGGACGAGGACGCGCGCACCTCGACCTCGGAAATGCAGATGCTCGCCGACGCGATCGAGACGGCGAAGCGCGAGGACAGGCTGCGCGCCGACCACAGGCTCCACCTGCGCTGCGAGGTCTCGGCGCCGGACGTGCTCGACGGGCTGGCCGGCTTCCTCGACGTGCTGCCGGTCAAGCTGGTTTCGCTGATGGATCACTCTCCCGGCCAGCGCCAGTTTGCCAGCCTTGACAGCTATCGTGCTTTCTACCAGGGCAAGATGGGCATGTCGGACGCCGCCTATGAGGCGTTCGCTGCCAAGCGGATCGCCCAGGCGGATCAGTTTTCCGCCCGGCATCGCCGCGAGATCGTCGATCTCTGCCACCCGCGCGGCATCGCGGTGGCGAGCCATGACGACGCGACGGCGGCCCATGTCGACGAGGCGGCGTCGGATGGCGTCTCGATCGCCGAATTCCCGACCACGATGGAGGCCGCCGCTGCGTCGCGCGCCGCGGATATCCGCGTGCTGATGGGCGCGCCCAATCTTGTTCGCGGCGGCTCGCATTCCGGCAATGTCTCGGCCGCCGTGCTGGCCGAGGCCGGTCAGCTCGACATCCTGTCGTCCGACTACGTGCCCTTCAGCCTGATGATCGCGGTGTTCGCGCTGCCGGAGCTGGTGCCGTCTATCCGACTGCCGGATGCGGTGCGGCTGGTCACGCGCGCGCCGGCCGAAGCGGTCGGTCTAACCGATCGCGGCGCGATCCGTCCGGGGCTGCGCGCCGATCTCGTCCGCGTGCGGGCCGGCGAGGGCGTGCCGGTCGTGCGCAGCGTCTGGCGCGAGGGCCAGCGCGTCTGCTGA
- a CDS encoding L,D-transpeptidase, producing MLARLLAPLAIATIALTAAPQFASANSLFPGPAGVFAKVNLAKQQMDVVVNRGNGVKETYSWKVSTGRKGFETPPGKFRPDYLDEMHHSTKYENAPMPYSVFFNDGIAVHATTETKNLGRPASHGCVRLDKANAEVFFKAVNEIGMMRTAIIVEK from the coding sequence ATGCTCGCTCGCCTGCTTGCTCCCCTCGCCATCGCCACGATCGCGCTGACCGCAGCGCCGCAATTCGCCTCGGCCAATTCGCTGTTCCCGGGTCCTGCCGGCGTGTTCGCGAAGGTCAATCTCGCCAAGCAGCAGATGGACGTCGTCGTCAATCGCGGCAATGGCGTCAAAGAAACTTACAGCTGGAAGGTTTCGACCGGCCGCAAGGGCTTCGAAACGCCGCCCGGCAAGTTCCGCCCGGACTATCTCGACGAGATGCACCATTCGACGAAGTATGAAAACGCGCCGATGCCCTATTCGGTGTTCTTCAACGACGGCATCGCCGTGCATGCGACGACCGAAACCAAGAATCTCGGCCGCCCCGCCTCGCATGGCTGTGTCCGCCTCGACAAGGCGAATGCGGAAGTGTTCTTCAAGGCCGTGAACGAGATCGGCATGATGCGCACGGCCATCATCGTCGAGAAATAA
- a CDS encoding SDR family NAD(P)-dependent oxidoreductase, whose amino-acid sequence MTTPDLSGRIVVVTGASRGIGWNAALAVAEAGAHVIAIARTVGALEELDDTIQAKGGTATLVPLDLRDLEAIDRLGLSIYERWGKLDGLIGNAGQLGIITPVAHLDQKIWDEVMTVNVTANYRLIRSLDPLLRQSDAGRALFLSSGAVVNCSPYWGVYSASKAALEALVRTYAAEIDSSTVRANLFDPGRLRTQMRAKAKPGEDPETLNHPRVVAADIVRMIAPGFTDNGTRFEFATGNVTRFLA is encoded by the coding sequence GTGACCACTCCCGACCTTTCCGGCCGCATCGTCGTCGTCACAGGCGCCTCGCGCGGCATCGGCTGGAACGCGGCGCTCGCGGTCGCGGAAGCCGGCGCGCATGTGATCGCCATCGCCCGCACGGTCGGCGCGCTTGAGGAACTGGACGACACAATCCAGGCCAAGGGCGGCACGGCGACGCTGGTGCCGCTCGACCTGCGCGACCTCGAGGCAATCGATCGGCTCGGCCTCTCGATCTACGAGCGCTGGGGCAAGCTGGACGGGCTCATCGGCAATGCCGGCCAGCTCGGCATCATCACCCCCGTCGCCCATCTCGACCAGAAGATCTGGGACGAGGTGATGACGGTCAACGTCACCGCCAACTACCGCCTGATCCGCTCTCTCGATCCGCTGCTGCGCCAGTCCGACGCCGGCCGCGCGCTGTTCCTGAGCTCCGGCGCGGTGGTGAACTGCAGCCCCTATTGGGGCGTCTATTCGGCCTCCAAGGCGGCGCTCGAAGCGCTGGTGCGCACCTATGCGGCGGAAATCGATTCCAGCACGGTGCGTGCGAATTTGTTCGATCCCGGCCGCCTGCGCACGCAGATGCGCGCCAAGGCGAAGCCCGGCGAGGATCCCGAGACGCTGAACCACCCGCGCGTCGTCGCCGCCGACATCGTCCGCATGATCGCGCCCGGCTTCACCGACAACGGCACCCGCTTCGAATTTGCCACGGGCAACGTCACGCGCTTCCTGGCGTAG
- the der gene encoding ribosome biogenesis GTPase Der yields MTFTVAIIGRPNVGKSTLFNRLVGQKIAIVDDTPGVTRDRRPGEARIGDLYFTIIDTAGLEDADPETLEGRMRAQTEMAIEEADVSMFLIDARVGVTPVDEHFAELLRRVGKPVVLVANKAEGKVGESGVLEAYSLGLGEPVAISAEHGEGMADLFAALLPFEREEDELSDEEDDFDAPLPIDPETGEEMEAPLDLNRPIKVAIVGRPNAGKSTLINTMLGEDRLLVGPEAGITRDSISVDWTWNERRIKLFDTAGMRKKSRVIEHKLERLSVGDSLRAIRFAEVVVLMLDVTIPFEKQDLQIADLVAREGRALVIAFNKWDLVEDRQAKMAELREMAERLLPQVRGVPLVPLSGLTGAGIDKLMSELLKVYATWNRRIPTAALNRWLASVLEHHPPPAVSGRRVKLRYMTQPKARPPTFVAFCSRPEALPDAYTRYLLNGIRETFKLAAVPLRLQLRKGENPFENKAKKR; encoded by the coding sequence ATGACCTTCACCGTCGCCATCATCGGCCGTCCCAATGTCGGCAAGTCGACCCTCTTCAACCGCCTCGTCGGGCAGAAGATCGCGATCGTCGACGACACGCCGGGTGTGACGCGCGACCGACGTCCGGGCGAAGCCCGCATCGGCGATCTCTATTTCACGATCATCGATACGGCCGGCCTCGAAGACGCCGATCCCGAGACGCTCGAGGGCCGCATGCGCGCCCAGACCGAAATGGCGATCGAGGAAGCCGACGTCTCGATGTTCCTGATCGACGCCCGCGTCGGCGTGACGCCGGTCGACGAGCATTTCGCGGAACTGCTGCGCCGCGTCGGCAAGCCGGTCGTGCTGGTCGCCAACAAGGCCGAGGGCAAGGTCGGCGAGAGCGGCGTCCTGGAAGCCTATTCGCTCGGCCTCGGTGAGCCGGTGGCGATCTCGGCCGAGCATGGCGAGGGCATGGCCGACCTGTTTGCCGCCCTGCTGCCGTTCGAGCGCGAGGAAGACGAGCTTTCCGACGAGGAAGACGATTTCGACGCACCGCTGCCGATCGATCCCGAGACCGGCGAGGAAATGGAAGCCCCGCTCGACCTCAACCGGCCGATCAAGGTTGCCATTGTCGGCCGCCCGAACGCCGGCAAGTCGACGCTGATCAACACCATGCTGGGCGAGGACCGCCTGCTGGTCGGCCCCGAGGCGGGCATCACGCGCGATTCGATCTCGGTCGACTGGACCTGGAACGAACGCCGCATCAAGCTGTTCGACACGGCCGGCATGCGCAAGAAGTCCCGCGTCATCGAGCACAAGCTGGAGCGGCTTTCGGTCGGCGATTCGCTGCGCGCCATCCGCTTTGCCGAGGTCGTGGTGCTGATGCTCGACGTGACGATTCCCTTCGAGAAGCAGGACCTGCAGATCGCCGATCTGGTCGCGCGCGAGGGCCGCGCGCTCGTCATTGCCTTCAACAAGTGGGATCTGGTCGAGGATCGCCAGGCCAAGATGGCCGAGCTTCGCGAGATGGCCGAGCGCCTGCTGCCGCAGGTGCGCGGCGTGCCGCTCGTGCCGCTTTCCGGCCTGACCGGGGCGGGCATCGACAAGCTGATGAGCGAACTGCTCAAGGTCTACGCGACCTGGAACCGCCGCATCCCAACCGCGGCGCTGAACCGCTGGCTGGCGAGCGTGCTGGAGCACCATCCGCCGCCGGCCGTCTCGGGCCGCCGCGTCAAGCTGCGCTACATGACCCAGCCCAAGGCGCGTCCGCCGACCTTCGTCGCCTTCTGCTCGCGCCCCGAAGCGCTGCCGGACGCCTATACGCGCTATCTGCTGAACGGTATCCGCGAGACCTTCAAGCTCGCCGCCGTGCCGCTGCGCCTGCAACTGCGCAAGGGCGAAAACCCGTTCGAGAACAAGGCGAAGAAGCGGTAG